The sequence CCCTTCGTTCTGGTGGCGATCTCAGTGCGGTGCAGGCTGTCGTCACCCGCGCCGCGAAGTTGGCTGCCAAGGGTGACCTCTCACCAACTGTTCTCTCCGCCAACGCGGTTGTTGACGAAACGCTCTTTGAAAAAGGCAGTGAAGCGGGAATGCTCGTGGTGCTGAATGGGCTAGAGCCCATCGCCACGGGGTCTGATCCCGATCGTTACGGCCAACTGGCCCAAGGCTTGATCGCTGGTTCCTCCGCTCTGTCGAACTTCTTTGATGGTGAGGACAGCGTGATGGTGATGGCCGAGGACCCGGCCATCCGCACCAATCGCTTGAATCTGTTGGGAGTACTCAACAACCAGGCGTCGGTTCTGGCTGACTTCAGCCGGATCAGTGGCTAAGGCGAACGTCCTAGCCTGGGCGCAATCGTGCGGGCGTTCAGCTGACGACTTCCACAAGCTCTGCGGAGCTCCAAAAGCCATTAAGTCGCGGCGACTTTTCACTCGCTCCTTTCCGGCAATCCAGTAACGCCAAAGCGCTTTGGCAACTTGCCGTGACGTTGGTGCCCATTGCTCTGCTCTGGGCACTGATACCGATCTTCGCGGCTGAACCTGGCCTGCGCTGGCTGATGGCCCCTGTGCTGCTGGCACTGGTCTTGTTTTCGGCCCGCAGCTTCTCTTTGATGCACGATTGCGGGCACAACACGTTGTGGTCGACCACCTGGTGCAATCGACTGACCGGCTTTGTCCTGGGGTGTCTGAATGCCATTCCGCAATTTCCCTGGTCCCGTGGTCATGCCTTCCATCACAAACACAATGGGAATTGGGATGTCTATCGGGGGCCGTCTTCACTCCTGAGTGTCAATCAGTTCCTGAAGTTGTCGCCTGCTGCCCAGTGGCGCTACCGCGTCATCCGGCACCCCTTGATGCTTTTCCCTGGTGGCTTTTTCTATCTGGTGATCCGGCCAAGGCTCCAGCTCTTGCTTGGGGTGGCTGAGTTCATCGGAGCAGCCCTAAAGCACGCCGTTCAATTCCCGCGAACCAGTCCTCAGGGCTGGAGGCGTTTTGTTTTGTCCTTCAAGTCCAGCCATTGGTACACGACTGGTGAGTGGATGGACCTGCTTGCGAACAATGTGGTCGTGATCGCCAGTTGGTACTGGATGGCTTCTTGGCTGGGTCTTGGCTTGTTTTTGAGCTGCTATTCCTTCGTCATGGCATGCTCAGCGGCCATGTTTATCTGTGTCTTTTTTGTCCAGCACAACTTCAGTGGGTCCTACACCAGTGGAACGGAAGGCTGGAGCTATTTCAAAGGAGCCATTGAAGGCAGCAGCAACCTTGTGTTGCCAGGTTTCTTGAACTGGTTTACCGCTGATATCGCCTTTCATTCAGTCCATCATCTTTGTGAGCGTATTCCGAATTACAGGCTCAGGGAGTGCCATCTTTTGCATTCAGAACTGCTGAAGCGATGCACCTATCTGAGGCTCAGCGACATTCCTCGCTGCTTTGACCTCATCCTTTGGGACTCCAATGAGCTGGAACTGGTCAGCATTCATCAGGCCCAGATGAAAGCTTCGTAGTCGTTTTTTGCCATAGAAAAAGGGCAGTGGAGATCCACTGCCCTTTTATCAGCTGTTAAGTAGCTGGTTTACTTGTTGGTCAGGACAGGTTCACGTTCAGACTTCACTTTGGCCTTTTGGCTGCCAACGCGAATTCCTCCCTTGATGGTGCTAACGGCAAGCATCGCATTCACTTCACCGTCTTCACGTACGGCACTTGGAACGGGCTTGTATCCCTGGGGTGCCAGGGCGTTGCCACGCAGAACAGAGCCGAGGGTGAGCAAGGTGAGCTTGAGCTGCTGCCATGGATTCATCGCCACCACTCGCTTGTAGAGGTAGCTGTCGAAGGTCAGGCGCTGCACATCTTTGTCGTCGCACATCTCGACGAAGGCTTCACGGGCAGCATCGTTCCGGTAGAAGACGTTCTGGAGGATCTCCAGGACCTTGTAGGTTGCGCCGTATTGACGATCCCACTTCTTCAGGTACTTCTTGAGATCAGCTTCTGTGGGGACGCGCTTACCGCCCTGGCTGGCTTCAACGATTTGCTCGGCACACATCCGACCGCTCTTGGCGGCGAAGTAGATGCCCTCACCGGAGCTCTTGGTGACGTAGCCAGCGGCATCGCCCACGAGGGCCATCCGACCCACAACGCG is a genomic window of Synechococcus sp. A10-1-5-1 containing:
- a CDS encoding fatty acid desaturase, which encodes MAPVLLALVLFSARSFSLMHDCGHNTLWSTTWCNRLTGFVLGCLNAIPQFPWSRGHAFHHKHNGNWDVYRGPSSLLSVNQFLKLSPAAQWRYRVIRHPLMLFPGGFFYLVIRPRLQLLLGVAEFIGAALKHAVQFPRTSPQGWRRFVLSFKSSHWYTTGEWMDLLANNVVVIASWYWMASWLGLGLFLSCYSFVMACSAAMFICVFFVQHNFSGSYTSGTEGWSYFKGAIEGSSNLVLPGFLNWFTADIAFHSVHHLCERIPNYRLRECHLLHSELLKRCTYLRLSDIPRCFDLILWDSNELELVSIHQAQMKAS